One window of the Triticum dicoccoides isolate Atlit2015 ecotype Zavitan chromosome 3B, WEW_v2.0, whole genome shotgun sequence genome contains the following:
- the LOC119278987 gene encoding uncharacterized protein LOC119278987 — translation MMLVAKEFGALSPPGAVAAQRRWAPPATARVSPRGGGGSSPVGDLWLRTRGGADGPGGSQHGSHESDMDLAMLVSDFLEGGGGGGGGGDSRGSSDGEAGGLHDLAHLADKISMYKQAGDEKENELLSVVHSLLFSIHETELQDFIRGQCTGSCIHHLLVKLLRYSGYDAAVCVSKWQGFDKIPGGDHEYIDVIIDNDLTGPERLIIDIDFRSHFEIARAVDPYGTLLDSLPVVYVGTLPRLKQFLNVMADAAKWSLKQNSMPLPPWRSLSYLQMKWHSKYERKGLHSEQQEFQGASPSHALCFGHLKRLKSSLRLELETGRLLMMPVMQAGTKRTAMYERRRRRSLLSF, via the exons ATGATGCTGGTGGCCAAGGAGTTCGGCGCGCTGTCGCCCCCGGGGGCGGTGGCGGCGCAGCGGAGGTGGGCCCCGCCGGCGACGGCGCGGGTGTCGCCGCGCGGCGGCGGGGGTTCGTCGCCGGTGGGGGACCTGTGGCTGCGGACGCGGGGTGGGGCGGACGGGCCCGGCGGGAGCCAGCACGGGAGCCACGAGAGCGACATGGACCTGGCCATGCTCGTCAGCGACTtcctcgagggcggcggcggcgggggcgggggcggcgactcgCGCGGCAGCAGCGACGGCGAGGCCggcggcctccacgacctcgcccACCTCGCCGACAAGATCTCG ATGTACAAGCAAGCTGGAGACGAGAAGGAAAACGAGCTGCTCTCCGTGGTTCACTCGCTGCTGTTCTCGATCCACGAGACAGAGCTCCAGGATTTCATAAGAGGTCAATGTACTGGCAGCTGCATCCATCATCTGCTCGTGAAGCTCCTGAGGTACTCGGGATACGACGCGGCCGTCTGCGTGTCCAAATGGCAGGGGTTCGACAAGATACCTGGAG GTGATCATGAGTACATTGATGTCATAATAGACAACGACCTGACGGGTCCAGAGCGTCTGATCATCGACATCGACTTCAGGAGCCACTTTGAAATAGCCAGAGCAGTCGATCCTTACGGCACCCTGCTGGACTCGCTCCCGGTGGTCTATGTCGGCACCCTTCCAAGACTGAAGCAGTTCCTGAACGTGATGGCCGACGCGGCGAAATGGTCCCTGAAGCAGAACTCCATGCCCCTGCCGCCCTGGAGATCCCTGTCCTACCTCCAAATGAAGTGGCACTCCAAGTACGAGAGGAAAGGCCTGCACTCCGAGCAGCAAGAGTTCCAGGGCGCATCTCCGAGCCACGCGCTGTGCTTCGGGCATCTGAAGCGGCTGAAATCCTCACTGCGGCTGGAGCTCGAGACCGGAAGGCTGCTCATGATGCCGGTCATGCAGGCCGGCACGAAGAGGACGGCGATGTACGAGAGGCGGCGTAGGCGCTCCCTGCTCAGCTTCTGA